The Minwuia thermotolerans genomic interval TATTCGTATCCAGGCCCGGAACGGCGTCGCCGACGCTGCCCATCAGCCGCCGGCCCTCGTACTCCGAGGAGGATCGGGGAATGCGCGCGTCCGTCTCTGCCTTGGTCTCGAGCGGCCCGGCGATGAGCTTCACGCCCGAGAGCTGGGCCTTGCCGACGAAATCGAAGATCTCGCTCTCGTAGCGCTCGAACTGCTTCTGGAGTTGGCCGCGCACCAGATCGGCGCGCTTGTCCTCGGCGGCGAAGGCCGCCAGGGCCTGCATCTTCTTCATCCCCTTCCACATCCGGAAGAGGTTCTCCTGGGTCTTGGTCAGGTCGGAACGCAGACCCTCCCCGGTGCCTGCGAACAGGTTGTTCCGCGACAGGTGTTCCCCCAGTTCGTCGGGCAGATCGAGCAGTCCCGTTGGCTTGTCCCATGGCGCGATGACGTCCGGGCCGCGGCTGCTGGCGGCAGTCGGCGCGACGCCGCGCGCGACCGCGTTCTGCGCCAGCTTGGCGTTGAACGCGCCCTGCAGCAGGGAGCTGTCGATCGAGAACAGCGTGATCGTCCGCGTCTGACTGTCGTTTCCGCCGAATATGCCGACCATGGCCCTTTTCCGGGAGGGAGTTCTCCACCTGTCATTGGGCGCGGCGAGCGCTTAAGGATCGATTAACGCAGGCCGGTTCAGCAGCTGTTAACGGCTTCCGGGCTACACTTTTCCGATGAACCTGAAACAGCCGGATCTCGGGCGGAAACGATGAAGAAACTGGTCATTTTCGGTGCGCTCGGCCTGCTGCTGGCCGGCGGCGGCGGCGCGGCCTTCATGATGATGTCGGGCGGCGAGTCGCCGGCCCAGGCGGAGACGGCGGCCATCACGCCGCCTTCCGAGCCCATCTACCTGCGCATGGAGGGCCTGACGGCGCCGATCATCCGGGCGAACCGAATCCGCCACTACATCTTCCTGAACGTGACCATGGAGATGGCGAGCAGCACCGCGCGCGACGAGGCCATGACGCTGAAGCCGCGATTGCATGACGCCTTCCTGCGGGAGTTCTACGGCCGCTCGGTGACCGACAAGGACGGCTCAGGCCGCATCGACTTCGAATCGGTGAAGAACCGCCTGATCAAGCAGGCCAACGAGGTACTGGGCGAAGGGCAGGTGATCGACGTGCTGGTCACGCGCGCCATGCGCGGCGCGGGTTAGGTCAGCCGCGCTTCAGCTCCACCGGCCGCCCGTGGGGCGTCGTGAGATAGGCCCGCCGCCAGGCGTCCTTGCGTTCGTCCAGCTGCGCTGCGCCGGCGAGTCCCTTTTCGGCGCAGAGCCGCTCCAGCGCCGCCAGCCAGTGCCGGTAATAGGTGTCGCCGAGGTCGGCATCGCCGCCAGTCCTGGCGCGGTCGATTTCCGCCGACAGCGTCGCCGCCCATTCCGCCCATGTGAAATGACCCTGCTCATGCAGCCGCACGGTAAGCGCGAAGGCCTCTGCCTCCCAGGGCTCGGCGAAGACGGGGCCGTCTGCGTCGCTGGGCAGTCCGGGCAGGTCCGCGGGCGTGCTCATGCCGTCTCCAGGTGCGGTTCCCAGAGGTCCACCATGATCGCGCCGCCGAAGGCGTCCGGCCCCCAGATTTCCTTCGCATCGAAGCGGACGGTGTAGAGATGCTCGCCCCGGCGTTCGCCATGGGCGTTGGCGTCGGCGAAGACATGGCCGCCATGGTGCAGGACGATCTCGCCGACATGACCGCGGACGTAGCGGGGTGAGCGGGTGTGGCCCGCCGGATTGATGTTCAGCGCCCGTACCCTGTCGCCCACCGCGAATGCGGCGGGCCGGCCGGCATCCAGCGTCGCGGGGCCGCCCTTGTCGAAGACCCGGTCCACGGTGCCGGCCTTCAGGAGGCGGTACTCGTCCGGCGCCACCTTCCGCTCCGGGCGGCCGCTGGCCAGTTCCGTGTCCGTGATCAGGCCCTTCTCGACCATCTGCCGGCCGACGGCGTCGAGCCATTTCTCGTAGTAACCGGCGCGGAGATAGTCGGCGGGGTTCATGCGCTCGCGGGCGTGACGGGCTTCGTCGATCGACCACTCGCCCAGGAACCCGGCGGCAAGCGTCAGGGCGAAGACGCGCCGCTCCCAGGGTTCGTGGAACAGGGGTTCCTCCGCCTCCGGCTCCGGCGCGATGGGCCCGAAGCCCTGCATCCCGCCCATGTCGTGGACGCCGTTCATCGCCCGGTCTCCGGGCTTTGCGCCTTCTCGACGCCGATCATGGAGTTCCGCGTGACCAGCTTCTCAAGCTCGTCTGTCCCCCAGCCCTCGGTGCCGGCGGGGCGTTCGGGGATGACGAGATAGCGGACTTCCGAAGTCGAATCCCAGACGTCGATCTCGACGTCGTCGGCCAGTTCCGTTCCGAACTCGGCCAGCACGCCGCGGGGATCGATCACGGCGCGGCTGCGGTAGGGCGAGGACTTGTACCAGGCCGGCGGCAGGCCTAGCACCGGCCACGGATAGCAGGAGCAGAGCGTGCAGACGACGAGGTTGTGGCGCTTCGGGCCGTTCCAGACGGCGACCATGTGTTCGCCCTGGCGGCCGGTGAAGCCCAGCGAGGAAATCGCCGCCGTGGCGTCGTCCCGCAGGGCGTCGGCGAAATCCGGATCGGTCCAGGCGCGGGCGACGACCTTCGCGCCATTGCGCGGTCCGACGCGGTGCTCGTAGCGCTCGATGATTTCCTCCAGCGCCTGCGGGTCGACCAGTCCCTTCTCGACCAGCAGCGATTCCAGCGCCTTCGTGCGCAGCGCCAGATCGTGCGGCGGTACGGTATGGTCGTCGTCGTGGTGGTGGCCGTCATGCGCCATGGTCGCCTCCCCATCGGACCTGATCGGGACCAGCTTGCCATGCGGCGCGGCCGCTGTCAGCGTCCCGGTC includes:
- the nthA gene encoding nitrile hydratase subunit alpha gives rise to the protein MAHDGHHHDDDHTVPPHDLALRTKALESLLVEKGLVDPQALEEIIERYEHRVGPRNGAKVVARAWTDPDFADALRDDATAAISSLGFTGRQGEHMVAVWNGPKRHNLVVCTLCSCYPWPVLGLPPAWYKSSPYRSRAVIDPRGVLAEFGTELADDVEIDVWDSTSEVRYLVIPERPAGTEGWGTDELEKLVTRNSMIGVEKAQSPETGR
- the nthB gene encoding nitrile hydratase subunit beta — translated: MNGVHDMGGMQGFGPIAPEPEAEEPLFHEPWERRVFALTLAAGFLGEWSIDEARHARERMNPADYLRAGYYEKWLDAVGRQMVEKGLITDTELASGRPERKVAPDEYRLLKAGTVDRVFDKGGPATLDAGRPAAFAVGDRVRALNINPAGHTRSPRYVRGHVGEIVLHHGGHVFADANAHGERRGEHLYTVRFDAKEIWGPDAFGGAIMVDLWEPHLETA
- a CDS encoding nitrile hydratase accessory protein, with the translated sequence MSTPADLPGLPSDADGPVFAEPWEAEAFALTVRLHEQGHFTWAEWAATLSAEIDRARTGGDADLGDTYYRHWLAALERLCAEKGLAGAAQLDERKDAWRRAYLTTPHGRPVELKRG
- a CDS encoding flagellar basal body-associated FliL family protein, whose amino-acid sequence is MKKLVIFGALGLLLAGGGGAAFMMMSGGESPAQAETAAITPPSEPIYLRMEGLTAPIIRANRIRHYIFLNVTMEMASSTARDEAMTLKPRLHDAFLREFYGRSVTDKDGSGRIDFESVKNRLIKQANEVLGEGQVIDVLVTRAMRGAG